One window of the Lactobacillus sp. PV034 genome contains the following:
- a CDS encoding winged helix-turn-helix transcriptional regulator, whose product MTAETKNEKNGCKDPQDYALCDHFISAFGIIGKKWNGLIISSLCDTNAMRFKDLARCIDKCSDRVLVERLKELEQLDIVQRNVDNNSGIISYSLTEKGVELKPVFDQVHDWADKWA is encoded by the coding sequence ATGACTGCAGAAACTAAAAATGAAAAAAATGGTTGTAAAGATCCCCAAGATTATGCACTTTGCGATCACTTTATTAGTGCCTTTGGCATTATTGGCAAGAAGTGGAATGGCCTAATTATTTCATCTTTATGTGATACAAATGCGATGCGTTTTAAAGATTTAGCACGCTGTATTGATAAATGTTCAGATCGTGTTTTGGTTGAACGTTTAAAAGAATTAGAACAACTTGATATTGTTCAACGTAATGTTGATAATAATTCAGGCATTATTTCTTATAGTTTGACTGAAAAGGGTGTTGAATTAAAACCTGTTTTTGATCAAGTACATGATTGGGCTGATAAGTGGGCCTAA
- the pheT gene encoding phenylalanine--tRNA ligase subunit beta: MLVSYNWLKDFLDLDIDPKDLAEKITRTGVEIETVAHPAEGLKKLVVGHILECEDIEGTHLHKCLVDVGEDEPIQIVCGAPNVAPDQDVIVALHGARIAGNEKIKKGKIRGVQSNGMICGLQEIGFADKIVPAKYADGIFVFPKDADVKPGEDVYEALGMDDYILDFDITPNRADTLSMEGAAYEVGAIVDQKPNIEDVVLKEDGDDWTDSLAVTVDGELAPKFYLRKVNNIKIGESPLWLQRRLWNAGIRPINNVVDVTNYVMLLTGQPMHAYDAKSFANGKLEVRKAKQGEKLTLLNDKEVELDPNDIVITDGEKPVMMAGVMGGKTSEVEDDTTDVILESAIFDPTLVRKAALRHANRTEASSRYEKGVNWDNTQKALDMAALLLRNDAEGTIANGEIKAADAQRKPAVVKTTISYINKVLGTDLAASEIKKIFDRLNFETEINGDELVVTVPNRRWDIAIPADLVEEVGRIYGYDNLESTQPLLAETHGGYSEKETKIRRFKQIAEGQGLMEAISYSLTSPEKAAKFTLDPAPVVEVEMPLNSSRSAMRENLITGLVDAASYNMARKEKQLAFYEQGRTYDHANDEYNEHEHLAALMSGDVFDQNWQHKNEKIDFFFVKGQLEDMFVAVGIDPEQVIYKPVAVAGLHPTRTAAMYLNDQYIGLIGMVDHETTMKDKALRGSELYVYELDLDALIPMLKDGMRAKPAPKFPGIERDLSLLLDKQITNQEVVDVIKAAGGKYLHEVKVIDVYEGSHIEAGKKSISYSLTFLNEKDTLTDEVVNKAMDNIETDLKEKLKIIVR, from the coding sequence ATGCTCGTTTCATATAATTGGTTAAAAGATTTTCTTGATCTAGATATTGATCCTAAGGACTTAGCTGAAAAAATTACCCGAACTGGGGTTGAAATTGAAACTGTTGCTCATCCTGCTGAAGGTTTAAAGAAATTAGTTGTCGGTCATATTCTAGAATGTGAAGATATTGAAGGAACTCACTTACATAAGTGTTTAGTAGATGTTGGTGAAGATGAACCAATTCAAATTGTTTGTGGTGCACCAAATGTTGCTCCTGACCAAGATGTAATTGTTGCCTTACATGGTGCCCGCATTGCTGGTAACGAAAAGATTAAGAAGGGTAAGATCCGCGGCGTTCAATCTAATGGGATGATTTGTGGTCTCCAAGAAATCGGTTTTGCCGATAAGATTGTACCTGCTAAATATGCTGATGGGATTTTTGTCTTTCCTAAAGATGCTGATGTTAAACCAGGTGAAGATGTTTATGAAGCACTTGGAATGGATGATTATATTTTAGATTTTGATATTACGCCTAACCGTGCTGATACACTTTCAATGGAAGGGGCAGCTTACGAAGTAGGGGCAATTGTTGACCAAAAGCCTAACATTGAAGATGTCGTCCTTAAAGAAGATGGCGACGACTGGACTGATTCTTTAGCTGTGACTGTGGATGGAGAATTAGCACCAAAATTTTATTTAAGAAAAGTTAATAATATTAAAATTGGTGAAAGTCCACTTTGGCTGCAACGTCGTCTTTGGAATGCGGGAATTCGTCCAATCAACAATGTAGTTGATGTAACTAATTATGTCATGCTTTTAACTGGTCAACCAATGCATGCCTATGATGCTAAGAGTTTTGCTAACGGTAAACTTGAAGTAAGAAAAGCTAAGCAAGGTGAAAAATTAACGCTTTTAAATGATAAAGAAGTTGAACTTGATCCAAACGATATTGTAATTACCGATGGTGAAAAGCCAGTAATGATGGCTGGTGTAATGGGTGGTAAAACTTCAGAAGTTGAAGACGATACTACCGACGTTATTTTGGAATCCGCTATTTTTGACCCAACTTTGGTCAGAAAAGCAGCCTTACGCCATGCTAACCGTACTGAAGCTTCTAGTCGTTATGAAAAAGGCGTTAACTGGGATAATACGCAAAAAGCCCTTGATATGGCAGCGTTACTTTTAAGAAATGATGCTGAAGGTACGATTGCTAATGGTGAAATTAAAGCAGCAGATGCGCAAAGAAAACCAGCAGTAGTTAAGACCACTATTTCTTATATTAATAAAGTTTTGGGCACTGACCTTGCTGCAAGTGAAATTAAAAAGATTTTTGATCGTCTAAACTTTGAAACAGAAATTAACGGTGATGAATTAGTTGTTACTGTGCCAAATCGCCGTTGGGATATTGCCATTCCTGCTGACTTAGTAGAAGAAGTGGGTCGTATTTATGGTTACGATAACTTAGAATCTACCCAACCTTTACTAGCTGAAACTCATGGTGGTTATTCTGAAAAAGAAACCAAGATTAGACGTTTCAAGCAAATTGCTGAAGGACAGGGTTTAATGGAGGCAATTTCTTATTCATTGACTTCACCTGAAAAGGCAGCTAAGTTTACCCTTGATCCTGCACCAGTAGTTGAAGTAGAAATGCCACTTAACTCAAGTAGAAGTGCCATGCGTGAAAACTTGATTACTGGTTTGGTAGATGCAGCTAGCTATAATATGGCCCGCAAAGAAAAGCAATTAGCCTTTTATGAACAAGGCCGTACTTACGACCATGCTAATGATGAATATAATGAACATGAACACCTAGCTGCTTTAATGAGCGGGGATGTCTTTGATCAAAACTGGCAACACAAGAATGAAAAGATCGACTTCTTCTTTGTTAAAGGACAACTAGAAGATATGTTTGTTGCCGTGGGCATTGATCCAGAGCAAGTTATTTATAAACCAGTTGCAGTTGCAGGGCTTCATCCAACGCGCACAGCTGCCATGTATCTAAATGACCAATACATTGGTTTAATTGGAATGGTTGACCACGAAACCACAATGAAGGACAAGGCATTACGTGGTAGTGAATTATATGTTTATGAATTAGATCTTGATGCTCTGATTCCAATGCTTAAAGATGGCATGAGAGCTAAGCCAGCACCAAAATTCCCAGGAATTGAACGTGACCTTTCATTATTACTTGATAAACAAATTACTAACCAAGAAGTAGTAGATGTTATTAAAGCTGCTGGTGGTAAATACTTACATGAAGTTAAAGTGATTGATGTTTATGAAGGTAGTCATATCGAAGCTGGTAAGAAGTCAATTTCTTACAGCCTTACTTTCTTAAATGAAAAAGATACTTTAACTGATGAAGTTGTTAATAAAGCCATGGATAATATCGAAACTGATCTGAAGGAAAAATTAAAGATTATTGTACGATAA
- the greA gene encoding transcription elongation factor GreA, protein MAQKVYPMTEEGKEKLEKELRDLKLVKRPEVIERIKVARSYGDLSENSEYDAAKDEQSAVEQRIAQIEQMLKYAQVVNADSVDPNEVSIGKTVTYTEVGTDDPETYTIVGSDESDPLSGKISNDSPIAKALIGKKKGETVTINTPGGSFDVTIDDVTSK, encoded by the coding sequence ATGGCACAAAAAGTATATCCGATGACCGAAGAAGGTAAGGAAAAGCTTGAAAAAGAATTAAGAGATTTAAAATTAGTTAAGCGTCCAGAAGTTATTGAAAGAATTAAGGTTGCTCGTTCTTATGGTGACCTTTCTGAAAACTCTGAATACGATGCTGCTAAGGATGAACAAAGTGCAGTTGAACAAAGAATTGCTCAAATTGAACAAATGCTTAAGTATGCACAAGTTGTTAATGCGGACAGTGTTGATCCTAACGAAGTTTCAATTGGTAAAACTGTGACCTACACCGAAGTAGGTACTGATGATCCAGAAACTTATACTATTGTTGGTTCTGATGAATCAGATCCATTGAGTGGTAAGATTTCTAATGATTCACCAATTGCCAAGGCTTTAATTGGTAAGAAGAAGGGTGAAACTGTTACAATTAACACCCCAGGTGGTAGTTTTGATGTAACAATTGATGATGTTACTAGTAAGTAA
- a CDS encoding TrmH family RNA methyltransferase: MIEINSVKNAKIKEIKKLLQKKYRHEANKYLIEGFHLVQEALQGHQQYDYLLATEKAYERLLELANLDDRKVIIINDVIAEHLSATKNSQDVFMVLNINQPKSFSFEYGKWVVLDNLTDPGNVGTIIRTADAAGFDGVVLSKESVDLYNPKVQRSMQGSQFHIQVIQMPILEALTNFKAHGLPIYASVLDKTAKQLANCAPVPQLALVIGNEAHGVSPEVVALADKKIYIPIKGQAESLNAAVAAGIMIYHFS, translated from the coding sequence ATGATCGAAATAAATTCTGTTAAAAATGCCAAAATTAAAGAAATAAAAAAATTACTGCAAAAAAAGTATCGTCATGAAGCAAATAAATATTTGATTGAAGGCTTTCATTTAGTGCAAGAAGCTTTACAAGGCCATCAGCAATATGATTATCTCTTGGCAACGGAAAAGGCATATGAGCGTTTATTAGAGCTTGCTAATCTTGATGATCGTAAGGTCATTATTATTAATGATGTCATCGCTGAGCATTTATCGGCTACCAAGAATAGCCAAGATGTGTTTATGGTGTTAAATATTAATCAACCGAAGTCATTTTCTTTTGAATATGGTAAATGGGTGGTTTTAGATAATTTAACTGATCCAGGGAATGTGGGAACTATTATTCGAACGGCTGATGCAGCTGGATTTGATGGTGTAGTTTTATCAAAAGAAAGTGTAGATCTTTATAATCCTAAAGTGCAGCGCAGTATGCAGGGAAGTCAATTCCATATTCAAGTAATTCAAATGCCAATTTTAGAAGCTTTGACTAACTTTAAGGCCCATGGATTACCTATTTATGCTAGTGTCTTAGATAAAACCGCTAAGCAATTAGCCAATTGTGCGCCGGTACCTCAATTAGCTTTAGTAATTGGAAATGAAGCTCACGGAGTAAGCCCAGAAGTAGTAGCTTTAGCAGATAAAAAAATCTATATTCCAATTAAAGGGCAAGCGGAATCATTAAATGCCGCAGTTGCAGCTGGAATTATGATTTATCATTTTAGCTAG
- the pheS gene encoding phenylalanine--tRNA ligase subunit alpha, with the protein MDLFERLKEIKEKGLTNIQNADNQKALEEIRVKLLGRKGELTEILHSMKDVAPENRPKVGQEVNQLRDLFQNSLENAKEKFAQAVIAKKLEAEKIDVTLPGRKAHLGSKHPINIILDDLESYFIGMGYQVVQGPEMETDHYVFEMMNLPKDHPARDMQATFYIDDERLLRSQTSGDQARVLEKHDFSKGPLKMVGPGKVYRRDDDDATHSHQFQQMEGLVIDKNITMSDLKGTLEMIAKHMFGQDRETRLRPSYFPFTEPSVEMDVSCFNCDGKGCPICKYTGWIEVLGAGMVHPNVLENAGVDSSVYGGFAFGVGLDRLAILKYGIDDIRDFYTNDVRFLKQFRKEEK; encoded by the coding sequence ATGGATTTATTTGAGCGATTAAAGGAAATCAAAGAAAAAGGATTAACAAATATTCAAAATGCTGATAATCAAAAGGCATTAGAAGAAATTAGAGTCAAACTTTTGGGACGTAAGGGTGAATTAACCGAAATTTTACACTCAATGAAAGATGTTGCCCCTGAAAATAGACCTAAGGTGGGACAAGAAGTTAACCAATTACGTGACTTGTTCCAAAATTCCTTAGAAAATGCTAAAGAAAAGTTTGCTCAAGCTGTAATTGCTAAAAAGTTAGAAGCAGAAAAAATCGATGTAACGCTACCAGGTCGTAAGGCTCATTTGGGTTCAAAGCACCCCATTAATATTATTTTAGATGATCTTGAAAGTTACTTTATTGGCATGGGCTATCAAGTAGTACAAGGACCAGAAATGGAAACTGACCACTATGTCTTTGAAATGATGAACTTGCCTAAGGACCACCCTGCACGTGATATGCAAGCCACTTTCTATATTGATGATGAAAGATTATTAAGATCTCAAACTTCTGGTGATCAAGCTAGAGTTTTAGAAAAACATGATTTTTCAAAGGGGCCTTTAAAGATGGTGGGGCCAGGTAAGGTTTATCGTCGTGATGATGACGATGCTACTCACTCCCACCAATTCCAACAAATGGAAGGACTAGTAATTGATAAAAATATTACGATGTCTGACTTAAAGGGTACGTTAGAAATGATTGCCAAGCATATGTTTGGTCAAGATCGTGAAACTAGATTACGCCCATCATACTTCCCATTTACTGAACCATCTGTGGAAATGGATGTCTCATGTTTTAACTGTGATGGTAAGGGTTGTCCAATTTGTAAATATACTGGCTGGATTGAAGTTTTAGGTGCTGGTATGGTTCACCCTAATGTTTTAGAAAATGCTGGTGTTGATTCGTCAGTTTATGGTGGTTTTGCTTTTGGTGTGGGTTTGGATCGTTTAGCTATCTTGAAATACGGTATCGATGATATTCGTGATTTCTACACCAATGATGTTCGTTTCTTAAAACAATTCCGTAAGGAGGAAAAATAA
- a CDS encoding acylphosphatase: protein METKKIIVSGLVQGVGFRWATQLLAKDLKVKGTVKNLANGDVEIIAQGNSLQLAHFLSKVKTSPTPAGRVDHVEVEDLPSSDQFHSFNIIH from the coding sequence ATGGAAACTAAAAAAATTATTGTTTCAGGTTTAGTTCAAGGAGTTGGCTTTAGATGGGCTACCCAGCTGCTTGCCAAAGACCTCAAAGTTAAAGGAACGGTTAAGAATTTAGCTAATGGTGATGTTGAAATTATTGCGCAAGGTAATTCACTCCAGTTAGCCCATTTTCTGAGCAAAGTTAAGACTAGCCCTACGCCAGCAGGCCGAGTTGATCACGTGGAAGTCGAAGATTTGCCTTCAAGTGATCAATTTCATTCTTTTAACATTATTCACTAG
- the mltG gene encoding endolytic transglycosylase MltG: MQDQDKQREHDLQREGSNKVMRWVASAVGIILALLVIGGGIYTVYALQPANRHDENVVSVHIPEGATNDEIAGILKKDGLIRNISIFKMWLKTHSVAGFQAGDFYVSPSMNNRQIVSQLQGGGGRPVVGHVLVKEGQTIDEIGNTIAKNTKYSKKDFLALMKNEKFLKSLEKRYPQLLSSSMKKNNVRYHLEGYLFPAKYDVYQGASLDELVTQMVEKENEVLTPYYSAIKKKHLTVQEVLTLASLVEREGVKDTDRRKIAGVFFNRLDAGMPLQSDISVMYALNKHKHSLSLKDVKVKSPYNLYVHKGYGPGPFNNPSLNSISAVLNPLDRDEDYLYFVANLKTGEVKFSHTLDEHEANNASFGQ, from the coding sequence TTGCAAGATCAAGATAAACAAAGAGAACATGATTTGCAACGCGAAGGTTCAAACAAGGTAATGCGTTGGGTGGCAAGTGCCGTTGGAATCATTCTTGCCTTATTAGTAATTGGTGGAGGGATTTATACAGTTTATGCCCTCCAGCCTGCTAACCGGCATGATGAAAATGTAGTCAGTGTACATATTCCTGAAGGAGCAACGAATGATGAAATTGCTGGTATCTTAAAAAAGGATGGCTTAATTCGTAATATATCTATTTTTAAGATGTGGCTCAAAACTCATTCAGTTGCTGGCTTTCAAGCAGGAGACTTCTATGTTTCTCCTTCAATGAACAATCGTCAAATTGTGAGTCAACTTCAAGGTGGCGGTGGCCGTCCTGTTGTGGGGCATGTTTTGGTTAAAGAAGGGCAAACCATTGACGAAATTGGTAATACAATTGCCAAAAATACTAAGTACTCGAAGAAGGACTTCTTGGCTTTGATGAAGAATGAGAAGTTCTTAAAGAGTTTAGAGAAGCGTTACCCACAATTACTATCTTCTTCAATGAAGAAAAATAATGTCCGCTATCATTTGGAAGGTTACTTATTCCCAGCTAAATATGATGTTTACCAGGGGGCAAGTCTAGATGAACTTGTAACTCAGATGGTTGAAAAAGAAAACGAAGTCTTAACACCATACTATAGCGCAATTAAGAAGAAGCACTTGACTGTCCAAGAAGTCTTGACTTTGGCTTCCTTAGTTGAACGTGAAGGGGTTAAGGATACTGACCGTCGTAAGATTGCTGGTGTCTTCTTTAACCGTTTGGATGCTGGTATGCCATTGCAATCAGATATTTCTGTAATGTATGCTTTGAACAAGCACAAGCACTCACTGTCACTTAAGGATGTTAAGGTCAAATCACCATATAACTTGTACGTCCACAAGGGTTATGGGCCAGGACCATTTAACAATCCAAGTTTGAACTCAATTAGTGCAGTCTTGAACCCACTTGATCGAGATGAAGATTACTTGTACTTCGTAGCCAACCTTAAGACCGGAGAAGTTAAGTTCTCCCACACTTTGGATGAGCATGAAGCAAATAATGCAAGTTTCGGACAGTAA